The nucleotide window TAAAAACTTGGTTCAACCTTAGTGCACCCCAGATCACAATATAATAGGCCTATGCAAAATGTTAtgtagaaatgttttgttttaacattttattgtattgctttttaactataattactgaaattaattaacTGATTGTAAAAATTTCAGTAGACCTTGAACAACATTTTCAAGTAACAAATGATTGAATCCAAGCTCCCTCACCAACATTCACAAAGAGCCCAAAACATTCAGTGGCTCTGTGGGAACATTCAGCTCTGCTCTCTGACAAACAAGACTTTAACAAAGGTTAAATGACACCAGAGTGAGACATTCAGGGCAGAATTCTTCACTACAAAGTGAACTTAGATTCAACCGTTACAGGACAGTGTGGGCAGAGTTCATATTTCATCAGTAAGTCATTTAAATTGCGAATAGCCTACTTAATCATTATGAAAGTCGAAACATTTGCTAACGCAACATGCACTACATCATGTATGACTTAGTCACAGGGTAGCGCTAtcatttttaaggttttaaagaaattaatagttcaccccaaaaatgaaaacttgctaaaaatgtactcaaccTCCCAGACCaaacaagatgtagatgagtcagTTTCTTCATTCTAATAgttttggagatttttttttcttctgaaatgaatgggtgccatcagaataagagtccaaacagctgataaaaacatcaaaatgagtAATTCCGACCTATCtggtccatcaattaacatcttgtaaagaCAAGTTGTGTGTCATGTTAGTGCTTTACAGCCCTGTATAGACTTGAATCGAAATTCAGATTTTATTCCCACAGTCCTGCATTATTTTATCAAGTATATAGCAAATAAACTACTGTACACAAAGCATTTTATTCTCAAAATTGAGAAGAAaaacactgtataaataaatcaaaacagttTTTTGCAGTCTACAATATTGCCtttaagtttaataaaataaatcatcacTATATGTCAGTTTCTCatattttgtgaaattaaaaaaaaattaaatgaaaatggttTTGCTGGGAATATAATTTAAACAGCTATGCACAAACACATTTCTGAAACAAGCACAAAGGCAACTTGGAAAATGAAATGATGTTTATTAGATTTAATGTACATTATAATTAAAATCACAATGTTTTTACATTTGGTTGAATGCCCCGTTTTGTCTCCGGCTTTAATCTCTGAGCGATCAACATTTTCACACAAACTGGCGTGTAGTTTAGATCCAGGTACAGTGGAAGGGATCTGGCAGTAGTTCAGCTCTGGCTGTTGCAGTTAATTTATGTTAGATGTAACCATGATGAACACGTACACAAATATAATAAACAGCTGTCCCCAATAATACAAATGTACAGAAAGGACAATAATACCAGCACAATGCAATTCATATAGCTACAGTCGGTACATTGTACTGCACTTGAGGATTTGCTGGATTTGTAAGTACAAGACTGCACTTCTTGTGTACAGTAAAGCTACTCTATATTACAATACATTACAAAACAAGTTAAAAGAGACAACTTGAAACATGTAGAACACTTCACATGACATCTGAAGTATTTATACAAAGCACACGTCAATGTTAATGTGTAATAAAACTGTCTGTAACGAATGTGACCAGCTACATTACCCAAACTGAAATGCAAAACCGATGGACCATACTTTCAAACTTTCATAATATTATAGCACTGCATCATAAGAAAATTTTGAAGTTGTGTTTAAAATTGGATGACATAAGAGAGGAGCTTCTTGTGACAACCTGGTCACCTAAATATTTGGGCGATGTTAAGTGTTCTGGATGGTCACTATATGGTAGTATTATGTGGTACATTGTTCTATGTTGTTAGGGTGCTGTTGGCAGTTGCAGTCTAGGTGGTTACAAAAGTGCTTAAAGTGAGTGGTTGCGATGCCAATTCTATGTGGTCACTAGATTTTTTAAGGGACTGATGTGAGTCTGTGGCAGTTGCTAATTGAATTTGcacaaaaaatgcatttttgcattccaTGGTGCTGCTTctcttgtatatgtgtgtgtgtgtaaatgtttgaCCACTGCTATTGCATCTTTTGTAGCATCTCGCGCATGACAGGttttttttgtaaacatgcattaGATGGACCCATTTTTGACCCATTTTTGTCTCGCACATGACAAACTGTTCTAAACTTGTCTACACCTTGTGTTGTtctaatttaactttttaaacacaaaaacacttgtGGTGATTAACAGCAACATTTCAGTGGGTGGTCACATGATATCTAACACTGAATGAGGCATTACACACATTTCTAGAGGTCCTGATGTAATAAGGCATTTCTACTGACCACAAGAGGACAGCTGGAATAAACTCACTGTATGTAAAGACACTCTGctctcatttacagtacacattgCTTTATGTTGCGATGCGGCTGGTGTGCAGTATGCGGTCCAGACCGCTGAGCTGCCGTAGGAAACCGCAGTTAGGCGTGACGCCACGGTGGTCCTTCACAGTCTTTATGGCCTCTACTAAAGTCATGTTCTGGTGAATCATGAGGTAGGCGAGAACCAATGTAGCAGATCTGCTCAGCCCAACGGCACAATGCACAAGAACCGTTCCTGGAAAATAAGTCACTGtgtcaaaatgtaaatatgaatgacTAAGAAATTCAAGTAAGAAGAGTGACATGGCAAATAATAAAACATCCTAAAATTCATGTAAATTTTCCAACTTTTACTCAAATGATTACACTGCTAATTTAATTTATGATCAAAACCATAAATAAGAAAGAATAGAGAAATGGAAGTCtttttatctgtgtttttgtGGATTTTCGGACCACATTCATATGCACAATTATGTAAaacttcttatatatatattatttatatattatatatatatatatatatatatatatatatatatatataaaatttcacaatagttttttttattttatttgattgtcaTTTACAGTGCTTCATGGAATTGTAGTCCTTTCCATCACTAAAGCTGTTAAATACAATCTTGtacctttttaaataataaagttttatCATTGTGATTCGCTTTAAAAAAACCCATAGGAATTTTTATgggaaaaatgaatggaaaaaataCTTCCTGAACCAATGGTGATGGAAAAGTGAGTGGGAAATAATGCACTACATAGCATCACATAACATGTGAAACccttttttgcttttgattttaataagtcACGAAAAACTTCAGGTTGAAAGAGAAAGGCCCCTTATGAACTGACCTCCGGTACTAAGGGCTCTGTGAATGAACTCAGCTGCTAGGTAGAAGTTGACACTCATGTCAAAAGAGGGCAAGTCGTGAGCTTCAATGCCGTGATATGTGATTTTCATGCCAGCATAATACTCTGCGCCTCCTCTCCATTTGCTCTGAGCACAGTTGAGGATGTGTGTGATCCGGAGTTTGACGAGTTCTTTGCGATTGGAGGCAATTTCTCTGCAAATTTAATTAAGAAATTTGTACACAGTACAAAATATACTGGCAATATCTAGTTTACCTATCTAAAAAGATacatatattaatgtatacatatattaatGGGCTATCAGTACTCACTGGTCACCTATGTAGAGCCTCGGCCACACTTCATCTGCATGATTACAGGCGGTTTTCCCAGTGTACAGCAGACGCTCATGTTCAGCAACAGTTAGTACAGGAGAGCCTTTCTCTGAATCCTTTCTGCTGGGAGATCTGGAATTACTCCGTGACCGGGACAGTCTGGACATGAAAGCCATCTGGACTGACCTTCAGTGGAGctataaaataacactgaaagtatatacaaaataaaagtaacagtaaaaaaaaaaattaaagggacagttaacccaaaattttttaaatgttgccaGATTTTTCAGGTTAAGCATTAAACATTCttatactttcaaaaaaaaaaaaacagctacaacCGATATAATTCTATTCACGAGTTTTGGGTAATGCATTGCAAGTAACACAGGTTAGGTGAACAGATTACTTTATGTAGGTTAACTATTAAAGTaaagcattactttttaatttagaaaatatctgagttacttttccAAATAAGTAACtccagttactttgtttcccaTGTATTGTCTTACAGCTTGTATTGCCATGTTGAGAGAATTTGGGACTAAGTGCAGAGGCATTGTGTGAGCTGTCTGAACATGTTACTGTGGTTCTAGACTAAATGTCCTCTCACCTGCACAAAACAGATTCAGTactcctcaaaataaataaagcaatattatacaaacctgcaataattaaataggTTAAGACGCATACCatttacaggtccttctcaaaaaatgtgcatattgtgataaaagttcatcattttccataatgtaatgataaaaattaaactttcatatgttttagattcattgcacaccaactaaaatatttcaggtctttcattgttttaaaactgatgattttggcatacagctcatgaaaacccaaaattcctatcttttttgagaccccaggagcccaaattcagaaccagaacaataaaacaaacagaagaggtgggagttcaaaagaggaatctttatattaccaaactgcaggcagaggaagagtagatataagtcatgatctgtaagattaaccacaatctgaggCATCGGAGCgtgttcgcaaaacatttgattcagatcgggactccgaattgcgcttcgcgaatcatttgatcggggcttcggagcgagttagcaaaacatttgattcagatcgggactccgaatcgcgtttcgcgaatcatttgatatcaggtctttcgagcggatttgcaaagcatttgattctatcatgtaggctactagatcaagttttaataaagagaaaagagattTAGAGACAAATTTTTCttaatagcctgttagtaatcccacagtccatagcatcagtaactgtataatttagtaagggaaaattaaaacaaaataggatgataTGATGTAATTCTAATTCATCTAAATGACATGACACTTAATGACTTTACCAAAACAGAAATTGGGATGTCTGATTGtatattagtgtaataaaatcacTATGTTCATATGgtgcttttgtttaaaattgtaattttaaatgttttccagtaAATGGCAGAAATCTACCACTGAAGTATGCCAAATATTTATATGACAATGTATGAAAGCAAGAAATGTAGATATACTTTAAAGttaactacatatttattttgtgtaagcatttcatataaacatgtaattttttttcaaaaatttaacatttaaacaaattccatatcaactgtatagtaaaaacattaaaggaagtgatgttacaattcatgattatctagatattggtgtttttaatttcacctcttaaagcactttcttttatcaatgcaaatatcagtattcaacattttggaattaaagcatcaaaacattatgcatttgtaattgcaggttaaatgcatttattagggctgccaaaaatagcgcgttaacggcgttaattagttgtttgtcgttaattacgtcaattttttttaacgcatttcacgcatgcgaagtgtgacaaattattcaggttaggaaagtctcgtcgatctctgaattcccaagatagtaaaaaacagcggcgagcgccgcgacgaaaacaccaaagaagcttaaggttttaccccatttactctcaaatacattcatgccaagctcgataaacagagaccactttggtagttgatacgctggagcttcttcttcctgttatagcagtgatcctcaaatctggctcgcgagtttcctgcagagtttagcgcagactccaattaaacacacctgcctgtgatttactaatgatcctaaagacacttgctgagtcccaattcgcatactatccgtcctaaatagtatgcgaaactagaattagtacgtcccaaatcgtagtatattgaaaatagtattccaaagatacccggatggtctactatttccggttagaattcgaagtgcagatcaatgatgcacactctaagtgctaatattgcccacaacccattgcgtacgggagggaggagctttgcgatggctttgtggtgatgtaaacatggcagccgggtgcagcagcggagatgcgccctcagcttttaagtgtaagaattcaaatgtttaac belongs to Carassius gibelio isolate Cgi1373 ecotype wild population from Czech Republic chromosome B10, carGib1.2-hapl.c, whole genome shotgun sequence and includes:
- the LOC127966710 gene encoding dual specificity protein phosphatase 26 — its product is MAFMSRLSRSRSNSRSPSRKDSEKGSPVLTVAEHERLLYTGKTACNHADEVWPRLYIGDQEIASNRKELVKLRITHILNCAQSKWRGGAEYYAGMKITYHGIEAHDLPSFDMSVNFYLAAEFIHRALSTGGTVLVHCAVGLSRSATLVLAYLMIHQNMTLVEAIKTVKDHRGVTPNCGFLRQLSGLDRILHTSRIAT